One Pseudomonas tolaasii NCPPB 2192 genomic window carries:
- the adk gene encoding adenylate kinase — MRVILLGAPGAGKGTQAKFITEKFGIPQISTGDMLRAAVKAGTELGLIAKSVMDSGGLVSDDLIINLVKERISQEDCKNGFLFDGFPRTIPQAEALVKAGVELDAVVEIAVEDEEIVQRIAGRRVHEASGRVYHTVYNPPKVEGKDDVTGEDLVQRKDDTEETVRHRLSVYHSQTKPLVDFYQKLSAAQGKPKYSHIPGVGSVEAITAKVLQALS, encoded by the coding sequence ATGCGCGTCATTCTGCTGGGAGCTCCCGGGGCCGGTAAAGGTACTCAGGCAAAGTTCATCACTGAAAAATTCGGCATTCCACAAATCTCCACCGGCGACATGCTGCGCGCTGCTGTAAAGGCTGGCACCGAGCTGGGCCTGATCGCCAAGAGCGTGATGGACAGCGGTGGCCTGGTTTCCGATGACCTGATCATCAACCTGGTCAAGGAACGCATCAGCCAGGAAGACTGCAAGAATGGTTTCCTGTTCGACGGCTTCCCACGCACCATTCCCCAGGCGGAAGCCCTGGTGAAGGCCGGTGTAGAGCTGGACGCCGTGGTTGAAATCGCGGTTGAAGACGAAGAAATCGTTCAGCGTATCGCAGGCCGCCGCGTTCACGAGGCCTCGGGCCGCGTGTACCACACCGTCTACAACCCGCCAAAGGTTGAAGGCAAGGACGACGTCACCGGCGAAGACCTGGTGCAACGTAAAGACGACACCGAAGAAACCGTGCGTCATCGTTTGTCGGTCTACCATTCCCAGACCAAGCCGCTGGTGGATTTCTACCAGAAACTGTCCGCCGCCCAAGGCAAGCCGAAGTACAGCCACATTCCTGGCGTCGGCTCGGTAGAAGCGATCACCGCCAAAGTGCTGCAAGCACTGAGCTGA
- the tsaB gene encoding tRNA (adenosine(37)-N6)-threonylcarbamoyltransferase complex dimerization subunit type 1 TsaB yields the protein MSTLLALDTATEACSVALLHDGKVTSHYEVIPRLHAQKLLPMIKQLLEDAGTTLSAVDAIAFGRGPGAFTGVRIAIGVVQGLAFALERPVLPVSNLAVLAQRALREHGATQVAAAIDARMDEVYWGCYRETAGEMRLVGGEAVQPPESSVLPEDVSGDWFGAGTGWGYGERIGVKVVDQDAAMLPHAEDLLALARFAFERGEAIPADQAAPVYLRDKVAQTKAERGII from the coding sequence ATGAGCACCCTGTTGGCCCTGGATACCGCGACTGAAGCTTGCTCCGTTGCCCTGCTGCACGACGGCAAGGTTACGAGCCACTACGAGGTGATCCCGCGCCTGCATGCGCAAAAGCTGTTGCCGATGATCAAGCAACTGCTTGAAGACGCGGGCACGACGTTGTCCGCCGTGGATGCCATCGCTTTCGGCCGTGGTCCCGGTGCCTTCACCGGTGTGCGTATCGCCATCGGCGTGGTACAGGGCCTGGCCTTCGCACTGGAGCGCCCGGTGTTGCCGGTTTCCAACCTGGCCGTGCTGGCCCAGCGCGCGCTGCGTGAGCATGGCGCTACGCAGGTGGCGGCGGCGATCGATGCGCGCATGGATGAAGTCTACTGGGGCTGCTACCGCGAAACTGCCGGCGAAATGCGCCTGGTGGGGGGGGAAGCGGTGCAGCCGCCGGAATCCTCTGTGCTGCCCGAGGATGTCAGCGGTGACTGGTTCGGTGCGGGCACCGGCTGGGGCTATGGCGAGCGCATCGGCGTGAAAGTGGTCGACCAGGACGCCGCTATGTTGCCCCATGCCGAAGACTTGCTGGCACTGGCACGCTTCGCTTTCGAGCGGGGTGAAGCCATCCCGGCTGATCAGGCAGCGCCGGTTTATTTGCGCGATAAAGTGGCGCAGACCAAGGCTGAGCGCGGGATTATTTGA
- a CDS encoding DUF72 domain-containing protein, with product MRLPYFIGCPSWSENAWREYLYPADARSGDYLSLYSQVFNAVEGNTTFYARPAAATVQRWAEIMPADFRFTAKFPGDISHGGDLREQLPAAESFVGLMSPLGERVSPLWLQLSANFSPQRLAELAGFIDGLERPLAVEVRHPEFFAKGDAERRLNRLLRDRGVERICLDPRALFSCTSTSAAVLHAQSKKPKVPPRPAALTRFPQVRFIGHPELEANDPFLIPWVEKIAVWIEEGRTPYMFLHTSDNRLAAQLALRFHDKLMARLPGLPPLPTLHREPEAEQLGLL from the coding sequence ATGCGCCTGCCTTACTTTATCGGTTGCCCGTCCTGGAGTGAAAACGCCTGGCGCGAGTACCTGTACCCGGCTGATGCGCGTTCCGGCGATTACCTGTCGCTGTACTCCCAAGTCTTCAACGCCGTTGAAGGCAACACCACGTTTTATGCCCGCCCCGCGGCCGCCACGGTGCAGCGCTGGGCAGAAATCATGCCTGCAGATTTCCGCTTCACCGCCAAATTCCCCGGCGACATCAGCCATGGCGGCGACTTGCGCGAGCAATTGCCGGCAGCCGAAAGCTTTGTCGGCTTGATGAGCCCGCTGGGTGAGCGTGTTTCGCCGCTGTGGCTGCAACTGTCGGCGAACTTCTCGCCCCAGCGCCTCGCCGAACTGGCCGGTTTTATCGACGGTCTGGAACGCCCGTTAGCCGTGGAAGTGCGCCACCCGGAGTTTTTCGCCAAGGGTGATGCCGAGCGCAGGCTCAACCGCCTGCTGCGCGATCGCGGCGTCGAGCGGATTTGCCTGGACCCGCGCGCGTTGTTCAGTTGCACGTCCACGTCGGCGGCGGTGCTGCACGCCCAATCGAAAAAGCCCAAGGTACCGCCGCGCCCGGCTGCGTTGACCCGGTTTCCCCAGGTACGATTTATCGGCCACCCGGAGCTTGAGGCCAATGACCCGTTCCTGATTCCGTGGGTCGAGAAAATCGCAGTGTGGATTGAAGAGGGGCGCACCCCCTACATGTTCCTGCACACCTCGGATAACCGCCTGGCCGCGCAATTGGCATTACGCTTTCACGACAAACTGATGGCCCGTCTGCCAGGCTTACCGCCACTGCCGACCCTGCACCGAGAACCCGAAGCGGAGCAACTGGGGTTACTCTAA
- a CDS encoding isocitrate lyase/PEP mutase family protein — protein MDAQTLRAESFKALHERDRAFVMPNPWDAGSAVMLASLGFEALATTSAGFAFSLARPDAEGALSLEDTLGNASAIVRATALPVAADLENGFSDTPEGCAQTLLRAAATGIVGGSIEDATGISADPIYPFDLSVERVEAAVAAARSLPFPFMLTARAENLLHGRLDLPDTLRRLQAYAEAGADVLYAPGLRTAEEVLAVVKAVAPKPVNVLMSGGLNLSVAQLSEMGVRRISVGSAMALAAYGEFYRAAQEVAEWGTFTFTDRKMPFSQANGFFKN, from the coding sequence ATGGATGCCCAAACCCTTCGCGCTGAAAGCTTCAAGGCCCTGCATGAGCGTGATCGCGCGTTTGTGATGCCCAACCCGTGGGACGCCGGTTCCGCCGTCATGCTCGCCAGCCTGGGTTTTGAAGCGCTGGCCACTACCAGTGCCGGGTTTGCCTTCAGCCTGGCGCGTCCGGATGCGGAAGGCGCATTGTCGCTGGAAGACACACTGGGCAATGCTTCAGCGATTGTTCGCGCGACCGCATTGCCGGTGGCGGCTGACCTGGAAAACGGTTTCAGCGATACCCCCGAAGGCTGCGCCCAGACCCTCCTGCGCGCTGCTGCTACGGGCATCGTCGGCGGCTCCATCGAAGATGCTACGGGGATCTCGGCCGACCCGATCTACCCTTTCGACTTGTCGGTTGAACGCGTGGAAGCCGCCGTTGCCGCCGCGCGCAGCCTTCCGTTTCCGTTCATGCTCACGGCCCGTGCGGAAAACCTCCTGCATGGTCGCCTGGATTTGCCTGACACCCTCCGCCGCCTGCAAGCCTACGCCGAGGCAGGCGCCGACGTGCTCTATGCGCCAGGGTTGCGTACGGCTGAAGAAGTGCTGGCGGTGGTCAAGGCGGTCGCGCCCAAACCGGTGAATGTGTTGATGTCCGGCGGTTTGAATTTGAGCGTGGCGCAACTGAGCGAGATGGGCGTGCGGCGTATCAGCGTCGGCTCGGCGATGGCTTTGGCGGCGTATGGCGAGTTCTATCGGGCGGCACAGGAGGTGGCCGAATGGGGCACCTTCACGTTTACCGACCGCAAAATGCCGTTCAGCCAGGCCAACGGGTTTTTCAAGAACTGA
- a CDS encoding class I SAM-dependent methyltransferase yields MSEQPAASRIRVEALAEGFQARAEQWAATLGLPLQLDEADFSLQVGEHGLQLQQLGPDAPGPVRVDFVEGGAAHRRLYGGGSGQMIAKAVGIAQGVRPRVLDATAGLGKDAFVLASLGCDMSLIERQPLIGALLEDGLARGADDFEVAPIVARMKLLKGNSIDVMLNWEGEPPQVIYLDPMFPHREKTALVKKEMRLFRPLVGDDPDAPALLAAALALASHRVVVKRPRKAPCIEGPKPSHALDGKSSRYDIYPKKALKP; encoded by the coding sequence ATGAGCGAGCAACCAGCGGCCAGCCGCATTCGGGTCGAGGCTTTGGCCGAAGGTTTCCAGGCGCGTGCCGAGCAATGGGCAGCCACGCTTGGCCTGCCTTTGCAGCTGGATGAGGCGGACTTTTCCCTGCAAGTCGGCGAACACGGCCTGCAGTTGCAGCAGCTTGGGCCTGACGCGCCGGGGCCGGTGCGCGTGGACTTTGTCGAAGGTGGCGCCGCCCATCGGCGACTGTATGGCGGTGGCAGCGGGCAGATGATTGCCAAGGCCGTCGGCATCGCCCAAGGCGTGCGCCCGCGAGTGCTGGATGCCACGGCAGGGCTGGGCAAGGATGCGTTCGTACTGGCCAGCCTGGGTTGCGACATGAGTTTGATCGAGCGCCAGCCGTTGATCGGCGCCTTGCTCGAAGACGGGCTGGCACGCGGCGCGGATGATTTTGAAGTGGCGCCGATCGTGGCGCGCATGAAGTTGCTCAAGGGCAATTCCATCGACGTGATGCTCAACTGGGAAGGGGAGCCGCCGCAGGTGATCTACCTGGACCCGATGTTCCCGCACCGTGAGAAAACGGCGCTGGTGAAGAAGGAAATGCGCCTGTTCCGGCCGCTGGTCGGTGATGACCCGGATGCCCCGGCACTGCTGGCGGCCGCTCTGGCGTTAGCCAGCCACCGCGTGGTGGTCAAGCGCCCGCGCAAGGCGCCGTGCATCGAGGGGCCCAAGCCGAGCCATGCGCTGGACGGCAAGTCCAGCCGGTATGACATCTATCCCAAGAAAGCCCTCAAGCCCTGA
- a CDS encoding TetR/AcrR family transcriptional regulator encodes MSDNPVNTNSPGRPKDMAKRQAILEAAKILFLSNGYASTSMDAVALEAGVSKLTVYSHFTDKETLFTAAVVAKCEEQLPVMYFELPQGMPVKTVLLNIGRGFHRLINSEESVNLHRLMMTTGNQDVKLSQIFFEAGPMRMLQGMERLLGKIDQSGALSIDKPFTAAEHFFCLLKGTANFCLLYGCGGQLSEEAAEEHVREVVGLFMRAYRP; translated from the coding sequence ATGTCCGACAATCCTGTGAACACCAACAGCCCCGGGCGTCCCAAGGACATGGCAAAACGCCAGGCAATCCTCGAAGCAGCGAAAATCCTGTTTTTGAGCAATGGTTACGCCAGTACCAGCATGGATGCCGTGGCCCTTGAGGCCGGCGTATCAAAACTGACCGTCTACAGCCACTTCACCGACAAAGAAACGCTGTTCACCGCCGCCGTAGTGGCCAAGTGCGAAGAACAGTTGCCGGTGATGTATTTCGAGCTGCCCCAAGGCATGCCCGTGAAGACCGTACTGCTGAACATCGGGCGCGGGTTTCATCGGCTGATCAACAGCGAGGAGTCGGTAAACCTGCATCGCCTGATGATGACCACAGGCAATCAGGACGTGAAACTCTCGCAGATCTTCTTTGAGGCGGGGCCGATGCGCATGCTGCAGGGCATGGAGCGCCTGCTCGGCAAGATCGACCAGAGCGGCGCACTGAGCATCGACAAGCCGTTTACGGCGGCCGAGCACTTTTTCTGCCTGCTCAAGGGCACGGCGAATTTTTGCTTGCTGTATGGCTGTGGCGGGCAATTGAGCGAGGAAGCCGCCGAGGAGCATGTGCGGGAGGTGGTGGGGTTGTTTATGCGGGCTTATCGGCCCTGA
- a CDS encoding efflux RND transporter periplasmic adaptor subunit translates to MRSTFLPLALPVSLIFLLAACGHEEAAQTSIRPAMVVQPQPSAQAMDSYPGEVRARYEPDLAFRIGGKVSKRLVEEGERVKANQPLAELDPQDVRLQLEATRAQVAAAEANLNLVRAERDRYKTLMDRQMVSRSQYDNSENLYRSGEARLKQIKAEFDVSSNQAGYAVLRAPQDGVVAKRAVEVGQVVSAGQTVFTLATDGEREVLISLPEQGFGRFKIGQPVSVELWSQPDQRFSGRIRELSPAADPKSRTFAARVAFTGGKVPAELGQSARVFIQVDGVIPLSVPLSALSAENGASYVWRVQPDNTLKRTPVRIGAFGERTVPVLEGLNPEDWVIAAGVHVLHEGQQVRPVDRSNRLVNLAANKE, encoded by the coding sequence ATGCGCAGCACTTTCCTGCCCCTTGCGTTGCCTGTCAGCCTGATCTTCCTGTTGGCCGCCTGTGGCCATGAAGAAGCGGCCCAAACCTCCATTCGCCCGGCCATGGTGGTGCAACCCCAGCCATCGGCGCAGGCAATGGACAGCTACCCGGGCGAGGTTCGCGCGCGCTACGAGCCCGACCTGGCCTTTCGCATCGGTGGCAAAGTCAGCAAGCGCCTGGTGGAGGAGGGCGAGCGCGTCAAGGCCAACCAGCCGCTGGCGGAACTCGATCCCCAGGATGTGCGCCTGCAACTGGAAGCGACGCGCGCGCAGGTGGCTGCCGCCGAAGCCAACCTGAACCTGGTTCGTGCCGAACGTGACCGCTACAAGACGCTGATGGACCGTCAGATGGTCAGCCGTTCCCAGTACGACAATTCTGAAAACCTATACCGATCCGGCGAAGCGCGCCTCAAGCAGATCAAGGCCGAATTCGACGTGTCCAGCAACCAGGCCGGCTACGCGGTGTTGCGTGCGCCCCAGGACGGCGTGGTCGCCAAGCGCGCCGTGGAGGTCGGCCAGGTGGTGTCGGCTGGCCAGACCGTGTTTACCCTGGCCACCGATGGCGAGCGCGAAGTGCTGATCAGCCTGCCTGAACAGGGCTTCGGCCGTTTCAAGATCGGCCAGCCGGTGTCGGTGGAACTGTGGAGCCAGCCGGATCAGCGTTTCAGCGGGCGCATCCGCGAACTGTCGCCGGCCGCCGATCCAAAGTCGCGCACCTTCGCCGCCCGCGTGGCATTTACCGGCGGCAAAGTCCCGGCTGAACTGGGCCAGAGCGCGCGGGTTTTCATACAGGTGGACGGCGTAATTCCGCTGTCGGTGCCGCTCTCGGCCCTTAGTGCGGAGAACGGCGCTTCCTACGTCTGGCGCGTGCAGCCGGACAACACGCTTAAACGTACCCCGGTGCGGATCGGTGCCTTCGGTGAAAGAACCGTGCCGGTGCTGGAGGGCTTGAACCCCGAGGATTGGGTGATTGCGGCGGGTGTGCATGTGCTCCATGAGGGCCAGCAAGTGCGCCCAGTGGACCGTTCCAACCGACTGGTCAATCTGGCGGCGAACAAGGAGTAG
- a CDS encoding efflux RND transporter permease subunit — protein sequence MGFNLSEWALRNRQIVLFLMILLAVVGTFSYTKLGQSEDPPFTFKAMVIKTNWPGATAQEVSRQVTERIEKKLMETGDYERIVSFSRPGESQVTFMARDSMHSAQIPDLWYQVRKKISDIRQTLPPDIQGPFFNDEFGTTFGNIYALTGDGFDYAVLKDYADRIQIQLQRVADVGKVELLGLQDEKIWIELSNLKLATLGLPLAAVQQALQEQNAVSTAGFFETPTERVQLRVSGNFKTVEEIRNFPIRVGDRTFRIGDVADIHRGFNDPPAPRMRYMGADAIGLAVAMRDGGDILVLGKALEGEFARLQKNLPAGMELRKVSDQPAAVKTSVGEFVQVLAEALAIVLLVSFFSLGVRTGMVVALAIPLVLAMTFATMYYLGIGLHKISLGALVLALGLLVDDAIIAVEMMAIKMEQGYDRLKAASFAWTSTAFPMLTGTLITAAGFLPIATAQSSTGEYTRSIFQVVTIALLASWVAAVVFVPYLGEKLLPDLAKIHAAKHGTDGPDPYGTPFYQRVRRLVEWCVRRRKTVIVLTLVLFIGSVALFRFVPQQFFPASGRLELMVDLKLAEGASLSNTADQVKRLEALLKEHAGIENYVAYVGTGSPRFYLPLDQQLPAASFAQFVVLAKTIEERESLRTWLIETLNEQFPDLRSRVTRLENGPPVGYPVQFRVTGEHIEEVRALARKVATRVRENSHVVNVHLDWEEPSKIVYLNIDQDRARALGVSTANLSKFLQSSLTGSSVSQYREDNELIEILLRGTVHERTELSLLPSLAVPTDNGKSVALSQIATLEYGFEEGIIWHRNRLPTVTIRADIYGKEQPATLVQQILPTLEGVRAELPDGYLLEVGGTVEDSARGQNSVKAGVPLFIVVVLTLLMLQLRSFSRTAMVFLTAPLGLIGVTLFLLVFRQPFGFVAMLGTIALSGMIMRNSVILVDQIEQDIKAGLAPWQAIIEATVRRFRPIVLTALAAVLAMIPLSRSVFFGPMAVAIMGGLIVATALTLLFLPALYAAWFRVRKDAA from the coding sequence ATGGGTTTCAATCTTTCCGAATGGGCGCTGCGTAATCGCCAGATCGTACTGTTCCTGATGATCCTGCTGGCGGTGGTCGGCACCTTTTCCTACACCAAGCTGGGGCAAAGCGAAGACCCGCCGTTCACCTTCAAGGCCATGGTGATCAAGACCAATTGGCCGGGGGCCACGGCCCAGGAAGTTTCGCGTCAGGTCACCGAGCGCATCGAGAAAAAGCTGATGGAGACCGGCGACTACGAGCGCATTGTCTCCTTCTCGCGCCCCGGCGAATCCCAGGTCACCTTCATGGCCCGCGACTCGATGCACTCGGCGCAGATTCCGGACCTGTGGTACCAGGTGCGCAAGAAGATCAGCGACATCCGCCAGACCTTGCCGCCGGACATCCAGGGGCCGTTTTTCAACGATGAATTCGGCACCACCTTCGGCAATATCTACGCGCTGACCGGCGATGGTTTTGATTACGCGGTGCTCAAGGATTATGCCGACCGCATCCAGATTCAGCTGCAACGCGTAGCGGATGTGGGCAAGGTCGAGCTGCTTGGCCTGCAGGACGAGAAAATCTGGATCGAACTGTCCAACCTCAAACTGGCGACCCTCGGCTTGCCATTGGCGGCGGTGCAGCAAGCCCTGCAGGAACAGAACGCCGTCTCCACCGCAGGCTTCTTCGAAACTCCGACCGAACGCGTGCAACTGCGCGTGTCGGGCAACTTCAAGACCGTCGAAGAGATCCGCAACTTTCCGATTCGGGTGGGCGACCGCACGTTCCGTATCGGCGACGTCGCGGACATCCACCGCGGCTTCAACGACCCACCCGCGCCGCGCATGCGTTACATGGGCGCGGATGCGATTGGCCTTGCGGTGGCTATGCGTGACGGCGGCGACATTCTGGTGTTGGGCAAAGCCCTGGAAGGTGAATTCGCACGCCTGCAGAAGAACCTTCCGGCCGGCATGGAGCTGCGCAAGGTGTCGGACCAGCCGGCGGCGGTGAAAACCAGTGTCGGAGAATTTGTCCAGGTATTGGCTGAAGCGTTGGCCATTGTGCTGCTGGTGAGTTTCTTCTCCCTCGGTGTGCGCACCGGCATGGTAGTGGCCCTGGCGATTCCGCTGGTATTGGCGATGACCTTTGCCACCATGTATTACCTGGGCATCGGCCTGCACAAGATTTCTCTCGGCGCGCTGGTGCTGGCCCTGGGCCTACTGGTGGACGACGCAATCATCGCCGTGGAAATGATGGCGATCAAAATGGAGCAGGGTTACGACCGGCTCAAAGCCGCCAGCTTCGCATGGACCAGCACCGCATTCCCGATGCTCACCGGCACGCTGATCACCGCAGCGGGCTTCCTGCCGATTGCCACCGCGCAGTCGAGCACCGGCGAATACACCCGTTCGATTTTCCAGGTGGTGACCATCGCCTTGCTGGCGTCCTGGGTCGCCGCCGTGGTGTTTGTGCCCTACCTGGGGGAAAAACTCCTGCCGGACCTGGCGAAAATTCATGCAGCCAAACACGGTACTGATGGGCCTGATCCTTACGGCACGCCGTTCTACCAGCGCGTAAGACGTTTGGTCGAGTGGTGTGTGCGTCGTCGCAAAACCGTGATCGTGCTGACGCTGGTGCTGTTTATCGGCTCGGTGGCGCTGTTCCGGTTTGTGCCGCAACAGTTCTTCCCCGCTTCCGGGCGTCTGGAGTTGATGGTCGACCTGAAACTGGCTGAAGGTGCCTCGTTGAGCAATACCGCCGATCAGGTCAAGCGCCTGGAGGCCCTGCTCAAGGAACACGCGGGCATCGAAAATTACGTGGCTTATGTGGGCACCGGTTCACCGCGTTTCTACCTGCCGCTGGACCAGCAATTACCGGCGGCCAGCTTTGCGCAGTTTGTGGTGTTGGCGAAAACCATCGAGGAGCGCGAGAGCCTGCGCACCTGGCTGATTGAAACCCTGAACGAGCAATTCCCTGACTTGCGCTCGCGGGTCACGCGCCTGGAAAACGGCCCGCCCGTGGGGTACCCGGTGCAGTTCCGTGTGACGGGTGAGCACATTGAAGAAGTCCGCGCGTTGGCTCGGAAAGTGGCGACCAGGGTTCGCGAAAACTCCCACGTGGTCAATGTGCATCTGGACTGGGAAGAACCGAGCAAAATCGTCTACCTGAATATCGATCAGGACCGTGCCCGTGCGCTCGGCGTCAGCACCGCCAACCTGTCGAAATTCCTGCAAAGCTCACTCACCGGTTCCAGCGTCAGCCAGTACCGCGAAGACAACGAGTTGATCGAAATCCTGCTGCGCGGCACCGTGCATGAGCGTACGGAGCTGTCGCTGCTGCCAAGCCTGGCGGTGCCGACCGACAACGGTAAAAGTGTGGCGCTCTCGCAGATCGCCACCCTCGAGTACGGTTTCGAGGAGGGCATTATCTGGCACCGCAACCGCCTGCCGACCGTGACCATTCGCGCCGATATCTATGGCAAGGAACAACCGGCGACCCTGGTGCAACAGATCCTGCCGACGCTTGAAGGCGTGCGCGCAGAACTGCCGGACGGCTACCTGCTTGAAGTGGGCGGCACGGTGGAAGATTCCGCCCGTGGCCAGAATTCGGTAAAGGCCGGTGTGCCGTTGTTCATCGTGGTGGTGTTGACCCTGCTGATGCTGCAATTGCGCAGTTTCTCGCGCACTGCGATGGTGTTTCTGACGGCGCCGCTGGGCTTGATCGGCGTGACGCTGTTCCTGCTGGTATTCCGTCAGCCCTTTGGTTTTGTGGCCATGCTGGGGACTATCGCGCTTTCAGGGATGATCATGCGTAATTCGGTGATCCTGGTGGACCAGATTGAACAGGACATCAAGGCAGGTTTGGCGCCTTGGCAGGCGATTATCGAGGCCACCGTACGACGCTTTCGGCCGATCGTGCTGACGGCCCTGGCGGCGGTGCTGGCCATGATCCCCTTGTCGCGCAGCGTGTTCTTCGGGCCGATGGCGGTCGCGATCATGGGCGGGTTGATTGTGGCGACGGCGTTGACGCTGCTGTTTTTGCCGGCACTGTACGCTGCCTGGTTCCGGGTCAGGAAGGACGCCGCGTAA
- a CDS encoding DUF4197 domain-containing protein: MLRNSFRLTALRLTTLCAGLLLGANAMALDLGSLSQGDASGGLKDALTQGAQIAVKQLGVPGGFSNNPEVKIGLPGKLGKVADKLKMFGMGDQVTQLETSMNKAAESAVTQAQPILVNAVKNMSVTDAKGILSGGQDSATQYLNKSSRDQIRAKFLPIVKAATDKVGVAQQYNALAGKAAAFGAVDAKSANVESYVTEQALDGLFKMIAQQEETIRKNPAAAATSLAKKVFGAL, encoded by the coding sequence ATGCTGCGTAACTCTTTTCGCCTGACTGCCCTTCGCCTCACCACCCTGTGCGCCGGCCTGCTGCTCGGCGCCAACGCCATGGCCCTGGACCTCGGCAGCCTGTCCCAGGGTGACGCCTCCGGCGGCCTGAAGGACGCACTGACCCAGGGCGCACAGATCGCCGTGAAACAACTGGGCGTGCCCGGTGGCTTCAGCAATAACCCTGAGGTGAAGATCGGCCTGCCCGGCAAGCTGGGCAAAGTGGCTGACAAGCTGAAAATGTTCGGCATGGGCGACCAGGTCACGCAACTGGAAACCAGCATGAACAAGGCAGCGGAATCGGCCGTGACCCAGGCTCAGCCGATTTTGGTCAATGCGGTGAAAAACATGAGCGTGACCGACGCCAAGGGCATTCTCAGCGGGGGTCAGGATTCGGCCACTCAATACCTGAACAAAAGCAGCCGCGACCAAATCCGTGCCAAGTTCCTGCCGATCGTCAAGGCCGCCACCGACAAGGTCGGCGTCGCCCAGCAGTACAACGCACTGGCCGGCAAGGCCGCGGCATTCGGCGCGGTGGATGCCAAGAGCGCCAACGTGGAAAGCTACGTGACCGAGCAGGCGCTGGATGGCCTGTTCAAGATGATCGCGCAACAGGAAGAAACCATTCGCAAGAACCCGGCAGCGGCAGCCACCAGCCTGGCGAAGAAGGTGTTTGGCGCGCTGTAA
- a CDS encoding YbaY family lipoprotein, translated as MKKIILLGLTALLGACQSMSPTPKASLDGEVFYLQRIALPPAATLSVSLQDVSLMDAPAVTLAEQKGPVKGQVPLPFHLSYDPAQVKPGHTYSVSARIELDGKLLFITTERHAVQLNGPDPQPLRLRVDAVAH; from the coding sequence ATGAAAAAAATCATTCTCCTGGGCCTGACTGCCCTGCTCGGAGCCTGCCAATCGATGAGCCCCACCCCGAAGGCCAGCCTCGACGGCGAAGTGTTCTACCTGCAGCGTATTGCCCTGCCGCCCGCCGCCACCTTGAGCGTCAGCCTGCAAGACGTATCCCTGATGGACGCGCCAGCCGTAACCCTCGCCGAACAGAAAGGCCCGGTCAAAGGCCAGGTGCCGCTGCCGTTTCACCTGAGCTACGACCCGGCCCAGGTCAAACCCGGCCACACGTACTCGGTGAGTGCTCGCATCGAGCTGGACGGCAAGCTACTGTTTATCACCACCGAGCGGCACGCTGTGCAACTCAACGGCCCGGACCCGCAACCGCTGCGCCTGCGTGTTGATGCCGTCGCCCACTGA